A section of the Vibrio vulnificus CMCP6 genome encodes:
- a CDS encoding NAD(P)H nitroreductase codes for MDALDLLLNRRSIGKLAAPAPEGKALENIIRAGLRAPDHGALTPWRFVIAQGSGLQKLSDILVKAAQAKGSEESVVEKVKNAPFRAPMVITVIAKVTESEKVPAFEQHLSAGCAVQAMQMAAVAQGFQGFWRSGEWMFDTEVRQAFGLQGDDAIVGFLYLGSAECSAMKVPERDLAKFVEYL; via the coding sequence ATGGACGCTCTCGATCTTCTACTTAATCGTCGTTCTATTGGTAAATTGGCCGCTCCAGCCCCAGAAGGCAAAGCACTTGAAAATATCATTCGTGCGGGATTAAGAGCCCCAGATCACGGCGCGCTGACGCCTTGGCGCTTTGTCATCGCGCAAGGCTCTGGCCTGCAGAAGTTGTCAGACATCCTAGTGAAGGCGGCACAGGCCAAAGGCAGTGAAGAATCGGTGGTGGAAAAAGTGAAAAATGCCCCATTTCGTGCGCCGATGGTGATCACCGTGATTGCGAAAGTGACCGAGAGTGAAAAAGTCCCGGCATTTGAACAGCATCTTTCCGCGGGTTGTGCTGTGCAAGCAATGCAAATGGCGGCTGTGGCTCAAGGATTCCAAGGTTTTTGGCGTTCGGGTGAATGGATGTTCGATACGGAAGTGAGACAAGCGTTTGGCTTACAGGGAGACGATGCCATTGTGGGCTTCCTCTACTTGGGCAGCGCAGAATGTTCTG